The Ranitomeya imitator isolate aRanImi1 chromosome 3, aRanImi1.pri, whole genome shotgun sequence genome has a window encoding:
- the ARL11 gene encoding ADP-ribosylation factor-like protein 11 encodes MGAQNSKPVNKKQSRVVMLGLDFSGKSTILYKLKMNQTVETFPTVGFNVESLEMAKNVFVTVWDVGGQDKLRSNWKEYLEDTDVLIFVVDSTDKFRIQDATAELLTILNNENMAGVPFLILANKQDVPEALTTNELVNVLKLENYDDRAWEIQRCSAYTGEGLPEMVNAVLRLLKKT; translated from the coding sequence ATGGGGGCGCAGAATTCTAAACCTGTGAATAAGAAGCAGTCCCGGGTTGTCATGTTGGGTCTCGACTTTTCTGGAAAATCAACCATCCTTTATAAACTTAAAATGAATCAAACAGTGGAGACCTTTCCAACTGTTGGATTTAATGTGGAATCCCTAGAAATGGCCAAGAATGTTTTTGTCACAGTGTGGGACGTGGGAGGCCAGGACAAACTTCGATCAAACTGGAAAGAATATCTAGAAGATACAGATGTCCTCATCTTTGTGGTAGACAGTACTGATAAATTCAGGATACAGGATGCTACAGCAGAACTTCTGACGATACTGAACAATGAAAACATGGCTGGAgttccattcctgattttggcAAATAAACAGGATGTACCTGAGGCCCTGACCACCAACGAACTTGTGAATGTTCTAAAACTAGAAAACTATGATGATAGAGCATGGGAAATTCAAAGATGCAGTGCGTACACTGGAGAAGGACTGCCCGAGATGGTGAATGCCGTGTTGCGTCTACTAAAGAAGACATGA